The following proteins are encoded in a genomic region of Candidatus Diapherotrites archaeon:
- a CDS encoding DNA methyltransferase, with protein sequence MPNPRISEVHAYGFIKDHLKNLGWIVRNPLRVQGGQLFTQNECLEDGELRKWLVQDRPENIVKLTESKYYVIEAKSSKSKLGQAIAEAKAYAKQINQSRAVKAPIISGIAGNDDEGYVVESAFLVGNEFVPIKINGKIASGLLSPVICKELLERNTAEIADLPIDETIFLKTAEEINKILHLGAINKNQRARVMAALLLALVDDSRPNVDAAPIVLIQDINSRAQNILVRNRKPEFFDCIKIALPPSPDNHIKFKSALVKTIQELENLNIRSAMNSGNDVLGKFYEVFLKYGNGAKEIGIVLTPRHITRFAAEILDIN encoded by the coding sequence ATGCCTAATCCCCGAATAAGCGAAGTTCACGCATACGGTTTCATCAAAGACCACTTGAAAAATCTGGGGTGGATTGTCAGAAACCCCTTACGAGTCCAAGGCGGACAGCTATTCACCCAAAATGAATGTTTAGAAGATGGAGAACTGCGAAAATGGCTTGTTCAAGACCGGCCAGAGAACATCGTTAAGCTAACTGAATCCAAATATTACGTTATCGAGGCAAAATCATCCAAAAGCAAATTGGGGCAAGCGATTGCAGAGGCCAAAGCATACGCAAAACAAATTAATCAAAGTCGAGCAGTAAAAGCGCCAATTATTTCAGGAATTGCCGGAAACGATGATGAAGGATATGTCGTTGAATCAGCATTTCTGGTCGGAAATGAATTTGTCCCAATTAAAATTAATGGAAAAATCGCATCAGGATTACTTTCACCCGTTATTTGTAAAGAATTGCTTGAAAGAAATACTGCTGAAATTGCAGACTTGCCAATTGATGAAACAATTTTTCTTAAAACAGCAGAAGAAATAAACAAAATTCTGCATCTGGGTGCAATTAACAAAAATCAAAGAGCTAGAGTGATGGCCGCACTTCTACTCGCTCTTGTCGATGATAGCAGACCAAATGTTGATGCAGCCCCAATTGTTCTAATTCAAGATATTAACAGCAGAGCGCAAAACATTTTGGTAAGAAATAGAAAACCTGAGTTTTTCGATTGCATAAAAATCGCTCTACCTCCAAGTCCCGACAATCACATCAAATTCAAAAGCGCCCTTGTAAAGACTATTCAAGAGCTTGAAAACCTAAATATTCGTTCAGCGATGAATTCAGGAAACGATGTTCTTGGAAAATTCTATGAAGTTTTCCTAAAATATGGAAATGGCGCAAAAGAAATCGGAATTGTATTAACACCAAGACACATCACCCGTTTCGCTGCGGAAATTTTAGACATCAATA